In Myxococcales bacterium, the following proteins share a genomic window:
- the ahpF gene encoding alkyl hydroperoxide reductase subunit F, whose translation MLDQDILEQLRGAFGSLKAAIELRVRPSDHDNQAELVDMATAIASTSEKITAAVVGDKVEGVRLELVKDGKPTGIAFRAVPGGHEFTSLVLAILNADGQGKMPDEGFARRIAAISGPATLRTYMSLSCTNCPDVVQALNVVALLNPGLSHEIIDGALAEAEVNALGVQAVPSVFAGDKLLSVGKTSLAELVAALENMLGSAPQAATGGAVAVKAYDVVVIGGGPAGASAAIYTARKGLRTAIVAERMGGQLQDTLGIENLIGTPYTEGPKLAADLAGHLKAYPIDVLEHRRVDKIINGAEKELHLQGGEVVTAPSLIIATGAKWRELNVPGEKQYLGRGVAFCPHCDGPFYKGRAVAVIGGGNSGVEAAIDLANICSHVTLVEFSDALKADAVLVKNLTARRNVTVITNAKTTEVLGDGDKVTGLRYQDRPSETLHDVALDGVFVQIGLLPNSGFIKDLVETNRFGEIVVDGKGRTNVPGIYAAGDVTTEPFKQIVIAMGKGSTAALAAFEDNMRA comes from the coding sequence ATGCTTGACCAAGACATTCTTGAACAACTGCGCGGGGCGTTTGGGTCGCTTAAGGCGGCGATTGAGCTGCGGGTAAGGCCCAGTGACCATGACAACCAGGCGGAGCTGGTCGACATGGCGACCGCCATTGCGTCGACGTCGGAGAAGATTACGGCGGCAGTTGTTGGCGACAAGGTCGAGGGCGTGCGGCTTGAGCTGGTGAAAGACGGTAAGCCCACGGGCATTGCGTTTCGCGCGGTGCCGGGCGGCCACGAGTTTACCTCGCTGGTGCTCGCGATCTTAAACGCCGACGGTCAGGGCAAGATGCCCGACGAGGGCTTTGCGCGGCGCATCGCGGCTATTTCAGGTCCCGCAACGCTGCGCACATATATGTCGCTGTCGTGCACCAACTGCCCCGACGTGGTGCAGGCGCTCAATGTCGTCGCATTGCTCAACCCCGGCCTATCCCACGAGATAATCGACGGCGCGCTCGCCGAGGCCGAGGTAAACGCGCTCGGCGTGCAGGCCGTGCCATCGGTGTTTGCCGGCGACAAGCTGCTCTCGGTCGGCAAGACCTCGCTCGCCGAGCTGGTCGCGGCGCTGGAGAATATGCTCGGCAGCGCGCCGCAAGCCGCAACGGGCGGTGCGGTCGCGGTCAAGGCCTACGACGTGGTCGTCATTGGCGGCGGCCCTGCCGGTGCCTCTGCTGCCATCTACACCGCGCGCAAGGGCTTGCGCACCGCCATCGTAGCCGAGCGCATGGGCGGCCAGCTGCAAGACACGCTTGGCATCGAAAATCTCATCGGCACGCCTTACACCGAAGGTCCCAAGCTTGCGGCCGACCTCGCCGGGCATCTCAAGGCCTATCCCATCGACGTGCTCGAACACCGCCGCGTCGACAAGATCATCAACGGCGCGGAAAAAGAACTTCATTTGCAGGGCGGCGAGGTCGTCACCGCGCCCTCGCTGATCATTGCCACCGGCGCCAAGTGGCGCGAGCTAAACGTGCCGGGGGAAAAGCAATACCTCGGCCGCGGCGTCGCGTTTTGCCCGCATTGCGATGGCCCGTTTTACAAGGGCCGTGCGGTCGCGGTTATTGGAGGTGGCAATTCCGGCGTCGAGGCTGCCATCGACCTCGCCAATATTTGTTCGCACGTCACGCTCGTCGAATTTTCCGACGCCCTCAAGGCCGATGCCGTGCTGGTCAAAAACCTCACTGCGCGCCGCAATGTCACCGTCATCACCAACGCCAAGACCACCGAGGTGCTCGGCGACGGCGACAAGGTCACCGGCCTGCGCTATCAAGATCGCCCGAGTGAAACGCTTCACGACGTCGCGCTCGACGGCGTCTTCGTGCAGATTGGCCTGTTACCCAACAGCGGCTTTATCAAGGATCTGGTGGAAACCAACCGCTTTGGCGAGATTGTCGTTGACGGCAAGGGCCGCACCAATGTGCCGGGCATCTACGCCGCGGGCGACGTGACGACCGAGCCGTTTAAGCAGATCGTGATCGCCATGGGCAAGGGCAGCACTGCCGCGCTCGCCGCGTTTGAAGACAACATGCGCGCCTAG
- the ahpC gene encoding peroxiredoxin gives MSIINSKIPEFKVQAYHNGEFKTVTQKDVLGKWSIFFFYPADFTFVCPTELGDLADKYKQFKEMGVEVYSVSTDTHFVHKAWHDASETIKKINYPMLADPTGTLSRFFGVHIEEAGLAYRGTFVANPEGTIKIAEIHDNGIGRNSDELLRKVQAAQFVAAHPNEVCPAKWTPGAKTLKPGLDLVGKI, from the coding sequence ATGAGCATCATCAACAGCAAAATCCCAGAGTTCAAAGTCCAGGCGTATCACAACGGCGAATTCAAGACCGTCACGCAAAAAGACGTGCTTGGCAAATGGTCGATCTTCTTCTTCTACCCTGCCGACTTCACCTTTGTTTGCCCGACCGAGCTTGGCGACCTCGCCGACAAGTACAAACAGTTTAAGGAAATGGGCGTCGAAGTTTACTCGGTTAGCACCGACACGCACTTCGTACACAAGGCGTGGCACGACGCGTCGGAGACGATCAAGAAAATCAACTACCCTATGCTCGCCGATCCGACGGGCACGCTGTCGCGCTTCTTTGGCGTGCACATCGAAGAGGCCGGCCTGGCCTATCGTGGCACCTTTGTCGCCAACCCAGAGGGCACCATCAAGATCGCCGAAATCCACGACAACGGCATCGGCCGCAACTCTGATGAGCTGCTGCGCAAGGTGCAGGCCGCGCAATTCGTCGCCGCGCATCCAAACGAAGTCTGTCCAGCCAAGTGGACGCCAGGGGCGAAGACCCTCAAGCCGGGTCTTGATCTGGTCGGCAAAATCTAA
- a CDS encoding LysR family transcriptional regulator, protein MKLAALPISLRQLQYFVAVAGALSFRKAAAQCHVSQPSLSAQLAQLEEALGTRLLERDTKHVMLTHAGNALLRRASKLLLDVEDLLNAAQTLGDPLQGSLRLGVIPTIAPYLLPSISPALRRRFPKLTLLWVEDKTEVLLRQLAAGDLDAAILAIDDTTAHLHSEVIAKDDFVVAMPPSHELASLASPMPIKELSGEHVLLLDEGHCLRDQTLAVCQRGRANELEFRATSIGTLVQMVAAGAGMTLLPKLALATEAKRSKLVIRALAAPSPHRVIGLAWRKQAPMGAALAAVAAAMREQYPA, encoded by the coding sequence GTGAAACTCGCCGCCCTGCCCATTTCGCTGCGTCAGCTGCAATATTTCGTCGCGGTTGCCGGGGCGCTATCCTTCCGCAAGGCCGCCGCACAGTGTCACGTCTCGCAGCCCTCGCTGAGTGCCCAGCTCGCCCAGCTCGAAGAGGCGCTGGGTACCCGCCTGCTCGAGCGCGACACCAAACACGTCATGTTAACGCACGCCGGCAATGCGCTGCTCCGCCGCGCAAGCAAGCTCTTGCTCGATGTCGAAGACTTGCTTAACGCGGCGCAGACGCTGGGCGATCCGTTGCAAGGCTCGCTGCGGCTCGGCGTGATCCCGACCATTGCGCCGTATCTGCTTCCCTCCATTTCGCCTGCCCTACGCAGACGCTTTCCTAAGCTCACCTTGCTGTGGGTCGAGGACAAGACCGAGGTCTTGCTGCGCCAGCTCGCTGCGGGCGACCTCGATGCGGCGATCTTGGCCATCGACGACACCACCGCGCACCTGCATAGCGAGGTAATCGCCAAGGACGACTTTGTCGTCGCGATGCCGCCGTCGCATGAGCTGGCCTCCCTTGCCAGTCCAATGCCGATCAAGGAGCTCAGTGGCGAGCACGTGCTGCTCCTAGACGAGGGCCACTGCCTGCGCGATCAAACCCTCGCGGTGTGCCAACGCGGCCGCGCCAACGAACTCGAATTTCGCGCCACGAGCATTGGCACGTTGGTGCAGATGGTTGCCGCCGGCGCCGGCATGACGCTGCTGCCTAAGCTGGCGCTCGCCACTGAAGCCAAGCGCAGCAAGCTCGTAATTCGTGCGTTGGCGGCGCCGTCACCCCATCGCGTCATTGGGCTGGCCTGGCGCAAGCAGGCGCCCATGGGCGCGGCGCTTGCCGCGGTGGCGGCCGCGATGCGCGAGCAATACCCGGCCTGA
- a CDS encoding DUF1853 family protein, with protein MSGADYDMGEAYCRRVEVDVVADLRWLLLSPPLLGGDDEYPCDNVVFTAAERMELEAWLEALAQAPQPLIDFLASARPNREVPMRLGRYAERLLAYYLNAGPIHRLVAANLPIMAPPNRDGGIATDHTTLGEIDFLLTGPGGQRLHWELALKYFVARDVEAPGIDDYIGPDSSESFRRKVEKLVRHQVRQAPPPPYDDRAWASQLFVRGQMFYRLGRQVTACSVLAQAHGRGFWVPFAALPELQARPRAHGFVILPRAQWMAPRTHQIAMNVAQIAAEVSRLWQVAEAARPQTPRAGLMIAEVAPRADGQGHDEVARGFVMPD; from the coding sequence GTGAGTGGCGCAGACTATGACATGGGCGAGGCCTATTGTCGGCGGGTGGAGGTCGATGTCGTCGCCGATTTGCGCTGGCTGTTGCTTTCGCCGCCGCTGCTCGGCGGCGACGACGAGTATCCTTGCGACAACGTCGTGTTCACGGCGGCCGAGCGCATGGAGCTCGAGGCTTGGCTGGAGGCGCTGGCTCAAGCGCCGCAGCCGCTGATCGACTTTTTGGCAAGCGCGCGGCCAAATCGCGAGGTGCCGATGCGGCTTGGGCGCTACGCCGAGCGGCTGCTTGCCTATTATTTAAACGCAGGCCCAATCCACCGCCTCGTCGCCGCCAATCTCCCGATCATGGCACCTCCCAACCGCGACGGCGGCATCGCCACGGATCACACCACCCTCGGGGAGATCGACTTCTTACTGACCGGGCCGGGCGGGCAGCGGTTGCACTGGGAGTTGGCGCTCAAGTATTTCGTGGCGCGAGATGTCGAGGCACCTGGCATCGACGACTATATCGGCCCCGACAGCTCGGAATCGTTTCGGCGCAAAGTCGAGAAACTGGTTCGCCACCAAGTGCGGCAGGCGCCACCGCCGCCCTACGATGATCGCGCGTGGGCTTCTCAATTATTCGTGCGCGGTCAAATGTTCTATCGCCTTGGACGGCAGGTGACGGCGTGCTCGGTATTGGCGCAAGCCCACGGGCGTGGGTTTTGGGTGCCGTTTGCGGCTTTGCCCGAGCTACAGGCGCGACCCCGCGCGCATGGCTTTGTCATCTTGCCCCGCGCGCAATGGATGGCGCCGCGCACCCACCAAATCGCGATGAACGTGGCGCAAATCGCCGCCGAGGTTAGCCGGTTGTGGCAGGTCGCCGAAGCGGCGCGACCTCAAACGCCGCGTGCCGGCCTTATGATCGCGGAGGTAGCGCCTCGCGCGGACGGTCAGGGCCATGACGAGGTCGCCCGCGGCTTCGTCATGCCCGACTAA